The window AAAGGCCAAAATAATAACGgaattttaaaaaacataaataaagatgtCCACAAGCATTCATATCCTTCCTCATATTTATATGTCCTAGTTCAGCTTATCCTGTCATTACAGTTAACAATGTAAATTGGCTTAACTGTTAAATTCAAAATGGATACGTGTCTCTTCTTTAGTAAAAACTGATATCGTCTTAATTCATAGTTCAACACTATTTAtaaactgtgaaaaaaaaaactttaaattgttatatgaattaaaaatcaGAAGATGTAGTTATTTCAGAATCAATTTAACAGttgttatgaaaatgaaaatttaagtaTTTAAACGACGAAGTGTTTGTTGAATAGATTCTAAATGCGTTATCTGCTTGGATCCTAAAGAAGAAGAGGCAGACATTGTCGCACTTAGGTGTGCCCACAGTAAGTACAAAAGAATAGCGCTATGAAAAATACAGAGAAAATAACtgtttagaattttgaaatatcaaCTGTTTTTGTACAAGGCTAAGAATCAGGTGTAATGTCAGCTTTAGAGAGCTATAactcctgtttcgagccgagttttgaaatttattctgtatattgtttgtgcttTGAAAGACAGAAAAACTAACATTTTTGcctttattttcgatttgaaatcccttgaggcccgcgtagtaatattcAAATCAAACTTTCAGCTGAAAATGGTTTTGGGTTTTGCAAAAGAGAATCCTGAATGGTCAACTAAAATACATCACTTCaagtaaaaaaatgtctattctaacataacaactaatttcaaatGTGTCACtggaatgcgactgcaatacaTTATGAGGgcacgcaggttcatacaacaCTAGTCGACAGCAATACACAAACGTAGTCCGGCAGttggcggagctttaaagcgatatctgtatagtatacagatataGCGATATCTGTTGGGCTGTATATGTATGATAAGACACATAATTCCAGGATAAATACAGATACGGAATATGCGACAACGATAACCTCACAAGACACGATGATCTATCGGTATTCATTAATTACAATGAAATTCATCCGTTTGAATATTTCCTTTGGTATGAAAATTGTACTTTAATTCTGTATTCCTCCGGATAAATAACAGTAATTGTTCAGTATATTGTCGTCATCTTGagcattaaacattcatatactTTTCAGTAATTTTATCGATCGATATAAAAAAACGAAGATCTTAAATATAGCCCCAACAAAACAATGTTACATCTGTGctaaaacaaaaaggaaaaattgcaacattttggGATCAGTTTTAACCTCTCGAAACATTTCTAGAGACCTGGACCATGTATCTGTCATATACTAAGTAGGTGGAATGACGATTATTCTTGAACTGACAGATTGATCCcatttgtatttaatatatatattagtaagTGTGTATTTCATTTTTCAGCTTTCCATAGATCGTGCATCAATAAATCTTTAGACAACAAACAGGAGTGTCCATTGTGTAGGACACAGCTTTATTCTTCATGCATGGAATATAGTGTGTGAAATAATCGAGAGAGAAAAAACTTTCAAAACTGCAGAATAAAAGTCGAAGGAAAATGTTGGTGTTATTGTTGACCACCAAATACGTTACCAACAACATTATCTTGaaaaatggattaaacatttgaGAAAACGCCATCAAAAAGAAAAGTGGAAAGTACTTGATATGTAAAAAAGACTTTTTACACGCATTCACGAGTAAAAAATCTTGATCATGCAAGTAAACACTCAGGATTACTCAAACGAAACGTATAATAAACATACATAAATTTGACGATATTATAGATTCAACTTGCGTGAAAGGAAAGATAACTTCTTTCGTTAATTTTCTATTATGTCAAATAAAACTAAAGTATATCTACTCTTCAATTAATTACTTTTACTTATTcttatattatttcaatatttaatgcTAGGCTTGCTTCATTAATACTTTTAGTGCCTCTTCATTCAACCCAAAACAGATAAGAACATTACTGAAGAGATATTTATTGTCGATATGCGCATCTGTTGCAGATACATTGGTACCAGTTTTGTGAACACTTCGTTTGAAAGAGAAAACCATTTGCAAAtcttacatgtataaacaaaaaccttcaaattaataaacaaataatttgttcAACCGCGTTATCTATTTTCTTCAGGGTTGCCTGAGATCTCAGGTAATAATTTTGTGTCAAGAAAATAATGGTTGGAATACGATATTGCATCTATATACTGTAACATGATGccaagaacagaaaaaaaacactatcTTGAAGGTGACGGCTACGGCGGTGGTTCAATTGATACTATAtagaactaataaaaaataaacatgaaaaaccaACTCTCAATTTAAATCAAACTGCAACGAAACAAACGTAGATAACCTAAGACGATATTCGGATACACTTACGTCAAAATTGAAGGATGCTCTCAAAACAGCATGATAAGAATAATATTCAGACGGCGATGCATTTAGACAAGCAAAAGTGATAAAAGTGCCACACACAGCTGTAggatcataaacatgtttacaaaccTTAATTGATGAACATATTAGTACTcaacaatttattgaaaaatcgATTTCGCTCTCTTTCACATCGTACATTTATGTCGTATGGAAAGATTCTGAAAATAAGAGTTAGCTTCAAAACTTATGAAAAAGCCCTGTTGTGAGATACCAAATTAAGGAAAATTATTCAACCCGGTTTTGATATATTAAAACTATATGTAGAATCAGAATTGTTCCTACACTTTTTTGCTTACAAGATATCAGTCCAGAGAACGCTAAATTTTGTCTTTTAACTTTTATTGTCAGATGTAGTCCTGTATGCGGACATGCATTACGTCCTTATATTCAATGCAATTAGGATATATGGATATGCAGTTACAATATTAGCAGTCTTGGTCGATTCTTAAAAGCTGAAATGTAGGAAATTGCTATTTCTATACAAATCACACTTCTAAATGAATGATTGGTTGATTGACAAACATGTATAACGTTTTTTAAAGCGGGTCCTTTCAGGAACTTCACTAGTGTAAAAAGTTTTTTTGTGAACTTATGCATACATGTTCAATGAGGTATATAATGTAGCATGTATAAAATTTAAGCGGTTAGTTCATTTATTGAAGACAGTTCCGAATTTGTAACTGACCAGATGAGTTAAACGTTCATACGTATTACGTAAATACCCTTTTTCAATACAAGATTAAATCTACTAGTTTATACAATTCAACGTACCTTATACTTATTCAACAAAATGCATTGACATTTAATATTTTCTGTCTTACGGAATATATATTATTAGAACAGAAAGTAATATTCCTGGGATTTAAACTTAGGTAACACGAACAAAATTACtccttgatatttttaaaattggaaAGTCCTTAATTAACACAAAAAGTGTTGCCTAATTCCCAAAATAACCAGAAGAAGGAAATAAGCAAGGGTGTCAGGTGTTATTTcgttataatttaacaaaaagcCATGGATGTAagtaatagaaaaaaatcaatcataGTTTCTTTTTTGATATATTCaaccatttaaatatttttttatttgtagagaTTTAATGATAACATGATGTTAAAGAGCGTAGTTTGTACAGGTTgtacttatttattttaaatgcataggtttgttataaatttatcaattgggttttttttttcatcgaaAAGGCAACTTAATtagaattaaaaaatgaaaacaacactttaaaaataaaatatcacgaGTCCGAAGTGATCGGTTTACCTTCGCTAGAAGaagaatattttaaaaaccaaagatgaagaacaaaaaaatcagaaatgttCAATTAAAAATCATGACTGAACCAAACTATGAACATGGTGAATAGAGAATAGGAAATAATCCAAACAATTacaggtttacttttataaattgttatttggatggagagttgtctcattggcactcataccacatcttccaatatctaCTATTCATCGCCGAATGCCTCATATCTCCGTTATAATTAACCAGTCATGCGCGATTACACAAGTAATTTGTTGTTTGTCATACTGCTTTgattagtttttttaattttcaagggGTTTTTTATTGATTGAATGTTTCAGCCTGGACACATAATTATATGTATTGTGGTAATTGGAATCGGTATAGTATTATTCATCGCTGCATGTGTATGTTGTTTGACGTTGTGTGCCAGCTTATGTACGTGTTGCTCTTACTTGAACGCTAGATGTAGATCTAAAAGAACGAACAACAGAAAAGTAAGCTTGCCTATCCACTTATCATACATCAATCTTAACCTTTTTAAAACCACAGTAAGACGTTTagaaaaatacatatttgttttcatgttaTCAATGGCATTTTAGGCCAAAAAAATTAAGATGAATTTGCATACAGTACATTTTATGAAAAACGTTACAGTTTATTAATTCACGCCTTTTATATTATAGTTAACTTCGTATAttactgggttttttttaactaCAAAAAGTATGGATGATGTATTAGGAAAGCAGTTAAAAATAAGCATATTATCATTATGGTTGGAAATTTTAACATTAGAAAAATCCTCTTATTTATTTGTGCGTTTTCTTTTATTCGTTAACGCATcaaacattttttcttttattttgtttccttcAGTATACAGGAGCTGAACACCAGATACGTACTTTTAAGTTTTTTGTAGCTATGAATTCGAAGTATCTAAACTATTTGTTCATTGAAAAACAGTAGTGGATTTATATGTAGTAATAAAAATACTTTCGTTTTAGCAAATTCGTTATTCGGGCTTCAACAGGCTATTGTTACAACATCATTCGACTGAAACGCAAAAGTTAGCCCCACTATATGCAAAGCCTACTACAATAAAACTGACTCGAACGGATACGAACAACGGAAAAGTAAGCTTGCCTTTCCACTTATCATACATCAATCTAAACCTTTTTAAAACCAGAGGAagacgtttagaaaaaaaatacatatttgttttcatgttaCCAATGGCATTTTAGGCCAAAAAAAATAAGATGAATTTGCATACAGTACATTTTATGAAAAACGTTACAGTTTATTAATTCACGCCTTTTATATTATAGTTAACTTCGTatattactgttttttttcaaCTACAAAAAGAATGGATGATGTATTAGGAAAGCAGTTAAAAATAAGCATATTATGGTTGGAAATTTTAACATTAGAAAAATCCTCTTATTTATTTGTGCGTTTTCTTTTATTCTGTTAACGCATCAAAcattttttcttgtattttgttTCCTTCAGTATACAGGAGCTGAACACCAGATACGTACTTTTAAGTTTTTTGTAGCTATGAATTCGAAGTATCTAAACTATTTGTTCATTGAAAAACAGTAGTGGatttacatgtaataataaaaacTTTCGTTTTAGCAAATTCGTTATTCGGGCTTCAACAGGCTATTGTTACAACATCATTCGACTGAGACGCAAAAGTTAGCCCCAATATATGCAAAGCCTACTACAATAGAACTGACTCGAACGGGTACGTTTATAAATATCATGTCTCTGAAAATAAGGCAACTTTAatactttaaaattttatatataaaaaattataaacgaTACCATGCTTATACATTTAGTACATCAGAAGAGtgtttggtcattgttgaagaaATGATTTGAAGGCCATGGTAAAAAAAGGTTTGAAAAACCATAAAACTAGAATATATGTCATTACTATAGGAAATCATGCTCAGCTCGAACATTTTAACATCAACGATCAGTAAAATCGGGGTCACATCGTGATATGTCAATACATTTAAAACGACTCACAATGAACATGTCTAATAAGCTTAGAGTTGAATATGGTCAACTTGTACAGTAGTTATCAATTTTACATGGACATGAGACGAACTGACGGACGCAAAGACGACtggacagaccagaaaatatattaaataaagtcTAAACAGTTATTTCGACTATGAAAAGTATaagtattttaaatgtttatgattttttatgtttatagaATCTACTTGCGTTATCTGTTTGGAGCCTAAGGTAGAGGCAGACATTAGCGCACTAAGGTGTGCTCACAGTAAGTATTTCAAAATCGTTTTTGAATCATTTAACTGTGTGTACATTGtcaaatatttttgctttttctCTAAGGACACCTAATGCTTATTTGTTCAGACTACTATATCCGTCTTCTAAAGAtcgaaatataaataatacaaagaTCTCACACATTTGTATTAACCCAAACAACTTTATTAATGGAAGATTACTTAAAAGCCCATTTTAACATAGATGGTAAATATTTGTATTAGTaggtatgtttttcttttttttttagctttccaTGGACCGTGCATAAggaaatctttaaaaaacaaacaagaatgtcCGGTGTGTAGGACACCGCTTTATACATCATGCAAGGAAAATGTAGTATAGAACTACAGAATGAACACGAAACAGAGATACCACAATAcctttcaaatttgaaatatgaagGGCGAAGACACAGCTGGACGAAAATGCTGAATACCACACAAACTTAGTCATCTAAATGTGGTCACATATTTGTCCATATGAAAATAAACGATGTTCaaccaaaaaaaaccaataaaggACACATGATACAAGTACAGCAAGAAGACATTAGagaacatattttaaatattaccgtagacatattttatgttattagCATATATTTCACCACGATTCAGCTGTGTGGACGAGATAACATAAGCAAAACAATCAAAGAAAACTtactaataaactcatcatagataccaggactaaagaTAAATATACACTCAAATATGTTATGACTATATCTTATACATTTGAAGacatcagataaaaaaaaaccttctgtCATCAATGTAAAGTATAAATCGTCGAAGTTTTATGTTTTAAGTACTTATTTAAAAACCGGTAACATaaacagtaaaattaaccttTTAAATTTTTGGACATATCTCAAAAGTAAGTAGACACACTGATATAAATTTCAAACGCGAAATGATCTAATAAAAGAAACACTATATTTTGTAATCGTCAAAAATTCCCCAGTTGTAAAAAACAGTGCAATAAATAGGGATTATACAATAACAGAGACGCgctgtggcaccgttaaagtccacaattcctctaaagtccacaacaccgctaaagtccacaacaattttccgctgaagtccacaacgccgttaaagtccacaaaatttccgctaaagtccacaaaatgacctccgctaaagtccacaagaaaacaccgttaaagtccagaaaaacaagttccgctaaagtccacaaaaaagcacagTTAAAgtccaaacaatttttttttattatcaaaagatcAATTTTCTGTTTACACCCGATATTATAGATCTAATTAAAAGCATGGACTTTTAAATTTGTTCTTAGAAAGTATATCTTGTCagcaaaaattatatttttgatgaatgaaaagattatatatatagtatttgttTTATCACCAAAAATAATTTGGAGCCTATATTTGACATTTAAGTTTCCTTTgcaaatatctataaaacataagTAAGATTTCCATTCAGTGTCTGTTAGGCTCCACAGCAGCCAAAACGGTCCGTAAATCTCAAAAATAGACTTTGAACCATCATGTTCttgtttgaaatcaaaataatgataaagaataCCACACATTCATGCATTTTGTGGTGCTCAGTAGATTTCCATCACTCATTGGtttgcatgtttgttttgttttcaaaaaggaaaatgaatttgtttcagaatgaaagatgaattgaataaattatacgcggatgtggttctgtattgtgtattatccatgatgagtacaagtataaaaaaaaatatttgaactatgctacatgtatatattttccaGACAATATGAGTATTTGAACCGTACGCATACGGTGTGGACCATATAAGTATACCTTCAAACGTATGCTCGTACTGTATGAGTATACTAGTACGGTTTAGTACGAGGTCGACCATACATGTGCATTTGTCAAATTTATCAAgagtcagaaaatgaaataaaaactttaaccaaataaaaaagtgaCGCTACATTTTTAAGTATGAAGTTGAGTTCAAATGctcaaattgaaattgaatttatggaagtacatacatttatattttggAAGATGCGTTTTTTTAGAACATTTAGGAACGTTGTCCTTCAAAAACCGTCAAGCCAGTAAAGTATAATGGTCAAAagtatttgttgaaaaaaaaacagttagtAAGTTATATCTCGGAGCATTTGAGATGTACTGTATATTGCATGGttacatatttgaaaatgtatttttaaccTTCCATGCAGATATCTGTGGAGGGAATGAAGTTCGCAAGTTTACATTCTATGATGAATTTGTACTTACAAATAATGTCTTTGAAAACTTATCttgtaatttttcaaattattatgcCTCCCTGAACACTAATATATATCATGACACAAACATCACCAACATTTTCAAATTGCAAATCTTTCTTGCAGGAAATTACCAATAGACATGCTCAGTCGTTTTATTTAGTTTCTTGCAATGCTcttgcaaacatataaaattgtcAAAGATTTCTGCAATCTAGCTTCGAACATCCCTTATATTCTAGTTTTTCCTGCAATCTTACtgcaaacatatttgtttctgcaaacttgccgcaagcttgcagcaaaaagCCTCTGCAATCATTATTCAAAGGGTTCCTGCAAGCTTTTTGTTTGCAGCAGACTTGCATGAAGTTTGCAGCAGATCTGCTGCAAACATTTCAGTTCTGTAAGGGAtatcaaagaatgtttctgttgttttcaatacaattttattggtAACTGTAGAACAGATTGAGCGTTTTGTGAGTTTATACATATTGTTCTTGTGGGTAATTTTACATGTGATTAAAACACTTTACCAATTTAAACAACaagtgtatgtacatgtatatttttttaatccccatttatgggcattggttttcccgtttgaatggttttacacttgttaGAAGGGGGAGGGGGCACTAGGTGgtctgttaacatgttaacaacacctcgattttggcaaaaacagttaacaaaatatgcaaaagTGCTGATAATAGTTAGCTTAAATTGATCTCAGATAATAGTTAACAACACCTTAAAAAGGCCCATAGCAAgttaacacaaaaaggtattCCCCCCTTCTTGTAATTTATGGGgatctttatagcttgctgttcgatatgagccaaggttccgtgttgaaggccgtaccttgacctataatggtttactttataaacgttaacttggattgagagttgtctcattggcactcataccacatcttcctatatcgacCAAATCAGGTTTTAttgtgacattttggtagaaACCCATTCAACGCATCGATATCAGATATACTAATcgataaaatataatttaaagcatagaatattttcttttttatttagaatttatcatACTGGCTTAATTTTTTCGTTCTGAAAATCATAACACATTATTTTTCGTTGTTTTCTATAACGAACACCGAAATTAATAACGTTAAACGTTGGTTAAAAGTTTTGCGACAGGAGACCTTTGGGAATTAACAAAactaagtatttttttgtttaaagatataaataagattGTTGCCTGAATGAATGCCGTTCAAATGATATAGATTGAAGGCACCTTTGCTTTGTACATAtgttttgaaatttccaatttgcaaaataggaaatataacacattaattatgtcaaaaaagtgattatatgcaaagaataagagaaaaaaagTACTTGTAAAATGCAGTAATAATAACTAAcgaatttacaaactttttagaaatgatgTCCAAATTGGCCTTAATCATCAtaatacaaaaatcaaaattaatggaacaaaatcatatacagatactgtacttttttcatgtatcaaactgataaaaaaaatactaccgaGAAGAAAGGCCCATGCTTTGTATTTTACTAACGGGATAAAAATAACGAATACTACtttttcaacaataaaaagaatggtgtggactttaacggtgcttttttgtggactttagcggaacttgcttttgtggactttaacggcgttttcttTTGGACTTaagcggaggtcattttgtggactttagcggaaggTTTGTGGACTTTAGCAGCGTTCTGGACTTTAGTGgaaatttgttgtggactttagaggaattgtggacctTAACGGTGCCACAACGCGCATTTTGAGTGATATATTTCAGTCTCCTGACAAAGTCTGTCTCATTGATTAAAAATCGTTACGTTTAGTTCTTTATCAAAATAAGTCCATATATATACTTTATAGGATACAATACTATAATAGTACTTATATGCGTTACAATAATGGAAACAAAATCAAGTCAGTTGGAACAGttaattctattatttttttttattctatattttttcgACAAAATCACCTTTCTTGtatataacaattatttgataggGTCGTTAACGGTCAATTTATATCATGTAAGTAGCTTTCATACCCTGCTAAGACGACTTATATACTGAAATCTGTTGCCATTTTCGCACGGAAATATTCTTTCAGTGTCAGGTATTTTACAAATTATATGCGTATTATCTGCTCACATCTTTTAAACATTAAATccgttaaaaaatgaacttgtaaaAGAGGGTCAAAATAtatcagaggaacattcaaactcacaacttACTGTCCGTTCTCTATATGCCAATAGTCTATTTACTTTAAATATATTATGGTCTTTTGTTGCCTTCATATGTGGCCTTTAGGAGACAAAAATACCATCTGACATAATTTCATTTCTATTAACAGTTCAATTTTACTGTCTTGCCTAAAAGTCGACATAACTTTCAGAAAATATGTAATCGTCCCTtaaaaaaggccccgataagacaatgtaaaacaattcaaacgagaaaactaacggccttatttatgtaaaaaaaaaaatgaacgaacaaaaaaatgtaacacataaacaaacgacaaccactgaattacagactcctgacttgggacaggcacatacataaataatgtggcggggttaaacatgttagcaggatcccaaccctcccctaacctgggacagtggtataaaagtACATCGGTgaccaatatttttattatcattttcaaatgagctgtacttaaactaatcTATTGTAAAGGggtgatttctgtaatttagttctttttttatttcgatattacctttatttctcctattagttcaacagaaaataagtacctttacaaaaatgtatacttctttcgaaggcaaattgtgagcttaaatgaacggtgacccaatttatttattttattttctattaattataagataaagttcatttgtagaaaaataaagCGAAaacttaaattagaaaaaaaatgatttataccagCGAGCCCCCTTAATATtcatgaaataactgccactaTAGACGTTAAGCAGGCAGCAACCAATAATTATATCTGAGGGGTAAATGGTACGCGCAAGAGTGTCTTCATTTCTGCAATCTGAAATCCATGCTACCATTTTCTCTTATTTTGTATGCCCATtacttttcattctttatatttaacatttcattattaatttcttttgttttgtaaCCAACTTCTACTTATTATGCATAACTAATAACTTGATCAGATAATGTTGTAAACATAtcatttgtgtaaaaaaaaataaagttataaagtGTGATATGCTTTTCTCCTAAcgtcatagatataggaagatgtggtgtgagtgtcaatgagacaactctccatccaaataacaattttaaaaaagtaaaccattataggtcaatgtacggccttcaacacggagccttggctcgcaccgaacaacaagctataaacatGCTTATAAATACAGGCAACAGTTGtttaccgctgtttgaaagtcattaTCAATTAAGAACAAACTTAAACCacgggaaacacatcaactataaaaggtaAGCAACGAAACAGTAGAAACACtatgcaacaaaaaacaaagaacACACACTGAAACGAACTATAACAATTGCCATAACACGTCTTTGCATTCAATATACTagtattttgggccctttatagcttgctgtccgGTGTGAGtccaggctccgtgttgaagaccgtaccttcaCCTATAATGAATCGATTTACTTTTTTCATTGACACTCATGTAAAATTTTGCTGTatctatatatgttatatatcatGTTAAATAATTATTCTTGACAATTTCGTAAGCtttatcttaatatatttctGCATCTTACACTAAAACGTAAACGTAAACTTTAACAACATTTTCATAACGTACCTATATTGACATCATAGACCCTAATTCGCTAATATTTGTCTTGATGCAGTGACATTTACTTCGACATTTTGGACACATTTCTCTTTTTAATCAACACTGCCGGCCATGTTTACACTTTTACTAGTACATCAACTGAGTAAATGACTTAAATAGTGTAAATAATAATACCTAGAATATATAACTTAGGCAACTTATTATTGTAAGTAAGGTGTTTGTGTGGCTATTTAATAACAATTCTATTGTAGTGTGTATCAATGCTTTTTTCACCAAAAATCCATGGTTTACTgtctataggttgcatttctgtaaatattgactaTGCATTTTCCCAAAGGAACTccctttacggctaaaactgtaccacttttactatgaagttttgaaaaaaaatcacatcttaGAATGGAAAGTGCATATccacaacttttttttctaaaggtcaaaatatagggctgtgcggcatattttcaacgtttatgtGCCCcaaacttctaagagtttaaacttacactcaATTTCTTAACTATCCTCACCTCTGCTTTAGGATAAccacatatttcaatataaacaatatacttATGTATATTACTGGTAACATTctcaagttatgtctctatgcgATGCAAAATAAGGATCATAACTGGGaatcag of the Mytilus galloprovincialis chromosome 8, xbMytGall1.hap1.1, whole genome shotgun sequence genome contains:
- the LOC143085629 gene encoding E3 ubiquitin-protein ligase RNF181-like isoform X2; translation: MDPIPQPVINRRRLRHYTTETQTAVPLLCVQCIPITIKLTRTDSKCVICLDPKEEEADIVALRCAHTFHRSCINKSLDNKQECPLCRTQLYSSCMEYSV